The Priestia megaterium NBRC 15308 = ATCC 14581 region TTTTACATACATTTCATAGTGTCCATTTATGTAACTAGACACCTTTAGATTAAGTAGAAGAGCTTTTAGGTTAACTATTTTTTCAGTATCTAATCCGCACTCTTTTGCTATATCTTCAATTCCTTTTTTACTGATTTGTATATTATCTTCTAAATCGGTTACTGTTTCTTTACTGTACTGGAAAGGAACTTCATCTATAACTTCTGTAATTAATTGATCCTGCCCTTCACACTCTAGTCTCCCTTTGACTGCAGCGTGTTTTCCAATTAATACAGCCTGCTCTTTTATATCCGATAAAAGAATCATTAATCTAATTCGTTGATTCATTAGAATATGGTGATTATCAAAAATAGAGACAATTTCGGTTTGATAATCATCCATGGTTGTGTGAAGTTGATGTTTTGCTTCTCTTATTACTTCTTCGCTATTTTTAATAAGTATCATACTTAAATTCTCTGCCCTCTCCTTATCATATATACTTTTATTATAACAAATCATAAAAAGGGGACGTCATTTTTCACTAGCTATCACGATAAATAATGTATATAAACAAATATTATCCTGGATTCATTAATCACTAACATTAATTGCGGGGAAATATACCGGCTCATATTTTTAAAAGATTTACCCCAATAATAAGCGACCTCATTAATTTCAATTAGAATTATAAGGTCGCTTATAAGATATGCTGATTCAATTTTTATGTTTTTTCCGTTCTTTTATTGCAAAGCAATTGTTTTATCATTAAACTCTCGTCTCATTTTCAACATCTTTATCCATTGTACTAAGCACATAAATAAGGTGAGAATTTAGTTTGAATTGCTTCTCTTCAATAAAGTCAGATAACATTAGAATGGTATTATTAGTCATTACAATTTACATTTTATCTCTTTCTCATGCATGATGACCATGATTATTCTTCTGTCCCATTTTGCGCATAATAAAGCTTACAATTAATACTAAAATAATCGATCCAATAATAGCTGGGATAATTGCAAATCCACCTACGACTGGTCCCCAATTACCTAAGATAAGTCCACCTAACCAGGCACCAATAAAACCAGCAATAATATTACCGATAATTCCACCAGGGACATCTCGGCCTGTAATTAAACTAGCAATCCAACCAATAATCCCTCCAACAATTAGCATCCATAGGATTTCCATTAAGAATCGTCTCCTTATTAAAAGATTTATTTGACTTTACCCCTAAATGAGACGAATTAATCGTGGGATTTTTTTCTTGTTTAGAGGCTCTTCTCTCAATTACTTAGAAAATTCCACACAGATTTCTTTAAATAGTTACTAAGCGCTATTCCTATTCACCATGTGAGTTTCCTAAACAAAAATATGCCATATATCATAAATTTATTTGCTTCTATGGGTCGTGTAATTCGTTTTATGATATCTTAGTGATCTCCTTTTTATTTCATTCAAGTGATAAGAACCTATTCTTTTATATAAAAAAGAGAAAAACAATCCGATTTAGAGATCAATTGTTTTTCTCGACAAATATATAGCTTCTACTATCTAGATATTCTTTTTTTACATCCATATTTAAGTGTTTTTTTTAGAAATACTATCTGATTGTATAACTCGTTCTTAGTAGGTAGATGTCTACACTTCTCATAATCCGCAATTAAACATTTAATCTCCCTATGGAATAGGAAACGTTCATAGTTATCGAGTATGTCCTCCCCTCCTGATGTTATTTCTTTTACATTACCCCTTCGACACATAATGACACTTGATTTCTGATAATACCTGTTATGTCAACTAATTTTGCATATGGTATGCATTAAATTATAACGATTCACCCCTTTATTATAGTAATATTTAAAGTGATATTTTATATATTCTGGAAGGAGTTATATTTAAATGAAAAAGGATTTAGAACGTGAGGAACTAGTTGATATAGGTAGTTTTCAAGTATATACAAAAATATTTGGAAGAGATGAAGGATCTCCAACAGTTATAATGGATGCAGGTTATGGTGATTATTCTAAAGCATGGACAGAAATAGCGCCATCAATTGCTAAATGTACAAGGGTTCTTATTTACGATCGAGCTGGCTTAGGAAAGAGCACTATAAGCTCTAATAAAAGAGTTAGTTCTGAAATGGTTAAAGAATTAAGAATGCTACTAGGAAAATTGCATTTAACTCCTCCCTATATATTAGTTGGTCATTCTTTTGGTGGGGTAAATGTTCGATTGTATACTTCTTTGTATCCCAATGAGGTGGCAGGTTTAATCCTTGTAGATTCAACTCCAGAGGATTATAGGCAGCGTTTCCTTCCAATCATGCCTTTAGAATTTCAGGAAGCTTATAATAAACAGTTTATCCATGAGGGTACCTATGACCAATTTATGGAGAGTTTAGAACAAGTAAAAATACATAGAAAAAAACTTATAGATACACCCGTTATTATTCTTGCAGCAGGAAAAAAAGCTTTTTATTCGCCTGAGGCACAAGCTTTATGGCTGCGTATGCAGGAAGAATTATTGGACTTATCAACCTGCAGTTCGTTAGTTATAGCACCTAATAGTGGACACTATATTCAAAGAGATGAGCCGGATTATGTAATAAATGCAATTGAGAGGATTCTTCAAAATTCATAATCAGCTACCTATAAGGGGAGCATACCAGTACATTATGGTAACTAATATAATGCTCGGGATAGGGGAAATTACTAGAGAAAAATAATCAACAAAAACACCGTTTCAAATAAACGGTGTAATAAAAATTCGTCCTAAAATAATCTAGCTTGGATCATTTTCATCTAAAGAGAGAGTAGTTACGTTAGTATATTCTCCTTTAGAAATTTCCTCTGGGGTTGCATCTTTTTGCAATTCATCTTCAGTATTCATTCCTTCTGCAATTGTTGGTTTATCAGTTGAATTTTTTTGTTTTTTCATCCAGTACACTCCTTTCAGGTTTATTTTTCCCAACAATAAACCTTTCATCCTCTGGTTATAAATGAAAAGATTTTAAACACGCTACTTAGCATATAATTTCCGATAAGCGCCACTATGTTAACTAAAAATATATAGCGTATACAACTTAAAAACAAAAAAACTACTGCTCCTGAACAGTAGTTTTTTCTGTTTACACATAATTTTATACGGAATGATGATTTACATCATCTTTAGTAGTTTGCTCGAACTATTAAACATTATTCATTAAGAACGTTTGTCTAATGACCTAATCTTTTACGGTCATCTGCTTGAGGTGGTTGCTCTAACCATTGATTATCAATCATTTCTTTCCCAATACGATTAAACATCCATAAACTAGTTAACGCAGCCTTTTCATTAATTATTGCAATGTCGGCTCTCATACTTGAGATGAGAGCTGCGTTATAATAGGTTACTGCTACACCATAAAAAAATCCTGTTTGGAGAAGCATAAGCCTATCTGAAAATGGAGAAACAGTAGAATTTGTAACTTCTGTCTCAACTGATTTAGGTAGATGAATGTTCTCTTTGGTTAATAAAGATGATAAAGAAGTTATGTGATTGGTCGTAGTTTGTACACTTTTCTCTAGTAATGCTCGCACGTTTGGATTTTTTGAAACTTGTGTAAAACCAAAGATCATCGCTTTCGCAATCATTGCTTTGTTTAAATTAAAATAAGTATGTCCACTTTCTATTGCATTCATGGGTCTCTGCTTACCGAAAACATCGGTTACATAGCTGTATTTTTTAATCATTCCTACCTTATTAGGTGTTATATATATGGGTGGCTTCAGATAAAGTTGTTTTGAAATAAGAAGGTCCTTAGCTTTCTTATATATTTCCATCGCATCAAGATTACATTGGTAATAAAACTCGACAATATCTTTACGTATGGAAGTCGTAAAAGCTAAGCTCATTTCATTATGTCCGTGTGTGCTCATCATATAAAGGGATTTGAGACACAAAACATCCGTAAATAGAGAAGGGGCTTCTAAGTTAAGATCCTCTTTTGTAAAACCATTAGGAATAGGAAACTTCTCTTTCTTAAATAACGCTTTTAAGGTATCTATATGGTTAAGTGAGTACTGAAGAGCTGTTTGAAAAAGGCTATGTATTTCAGAATCTTGGATCGTGTGAAGCATATATTTATTTACACAGACAGATAATGTTTCACGTATATAGTGTGTCCATAAGTTTGCAATTTCAGGAGATGTTAATCGATTCTTTTCTTGCAATTTTCTTTTCCTCCGTATAAAAAACTAATTTTTTTTAGTTTTCCCTTTTTTTAGGCTTTCATACAAATTAGGTTTTCCTCATAATAGTGCCGATAATTAACATTATGGTACCTAAAACGAAATAGATAAACATATGTTCTAACATTGTTATGTATAGGGGTGTTAGATATGGGAGTCTCTTTTAATAATGGTGAAATATGTGTTGAAGAGATAATCTGCGGATCATTTATAGAAATAGGAATTACCTTCATAGCTCTATTCGTTATATATGTCGGTTACGAAGTGATCTACAAGAAATAAATAATCTATTCAAAAATAGTGCATTACTTATTTTTGTGCCGAAAACAAGTACTATGTTAATTAGAAACGTATGAAAAAAGCACTGGATTTTTATCAGTGTACAACCTTTTGTCCTCATTGGTTATACTTATTCTCAATGTTTAGAGCAATTAAGATTCCTTCTTTTAAGGAAAAAGGAATATAACGATGTCGTTATATTCCTTTTCACACATGGCAAACATAAATTTTGAATCAACAAAGAGATGAAAGCACTGAATTTCGTTATTTCTTGATGAAAATTTTTTCTTTCAACAGGTTTATTATCACTGAATTCTATCTTATTATCCATCCAATATTTACCTTGTATTCTTTTTTTGAACAAAAGGAATCTTAAAAGCATACAAGGAGGTGAATCAACATGTCAAACAACAACAGTGGTAGTCGTAATCAATTATTAGTACGTGGTGCTGAGCAAGCAATCGATCAATTGAAATATGAGATCGCTAGCGAATTTGGTGTAAACCTTGGTGCTGAAGCAACAGCTCGTGCAAATGGTTCAGTAGGTGGAGAAATCACAAAACGCCTTGTAGCAACTGCTCAACAACAATTAGCTGGTGGCTTTTCAGGACAATCTGGAACTTCTCGCTAATAACTCGTGAAGAATTATAAAAGGTTAGATAATTAAATAGGTCTTGATGGCTTTGGCTACCTACATTTGTAGGTAGCCTTATTGTTTTTAAGAAAACATCTCTTCACACTTGACGCCTTGGTTATAAAAACCTTTCTCATTTTAGCAGACAATTTAAAAGGTGGACTGGTTTAAGTCCTACAGAATTTCGGAAAAATTCTCTTCTGTATTTTTTCTAATATTTAACAATTATCCATAAATCCGTATACTGGAAATTAGCTCTTTCTTTTAGAATAGGCATAATTCCTATTTCTAAAAAAGATTGTAGCAATAAACAATAGAGAAAAGGAGTATGGAAAGTTCACTCTTTCTGAGCTTTCCATACTCCTTTCGTTATTTGTTGAAGTAAATCTAATAACTAACTTTTAGTAATGTAGGTTCTCGTAATTATGCTTAATGATGACAAATAACGATTTTTTCTTCAACATAAACAGTAGTTAAAAAGTTTATCATTCAATTAATGATATAAATTCTCCATATGTTCTTCCTTTTGCTATCTATAAAATTACCCCATCTTTCTCCTTGGCTAATATAATCATTAAACGTAGCATTCTTCATTACAATATGACCTCCACATTTATCTGCCAATTGCTTAGCAGACTCTTCATCAATAGGAAATGCTAACGATTCATCATTAGTAAATTCGTAACTGGATACCTCTTTCTTTTTTACGTTCTTATACGAATGGTATACGTAATATAATTTACCTACCTTTATAAAATAGTATGGGTAATCTCTGTTAGGCAACTTACTTCCCTCCATTCTATCCCCTTAAAGCCCCTATAATGGAATAACTGTAAAGATAATGAAGTTTTTTTAAAAGCTGCGTTTCCCTGCCCAAGCTCCCTGCATTTTACTTAGGAATACAATTTGCCCAATATGATATGCATTGTGCAGTGCTAAACTCTTCAGTTCAAGCACTAATGACCTTTCTCCAGGGATCTGTCTATATAAATCTTCATGCTCTGATTTTGCTAGTATTTTTTCAAGTTCACGATGAACATAAAAGTATTCTTGCTTTGTTTCCTTCCAATTTTGAAACGTCTCAGTTGGTAATCGAAATGTAGATTCATTATCTTCTGCCTGTGGTTCATTCGCTGTTTCACCATGAAATCGCATCAGAAGTCTCTTTTCATAGAAAAGTAAATGACAAACTAATTCCCAAATGGAATTCATTTCTCCATCAACTGGTTTCCAAATAGCCTGTTCAAGCGTAGTACCCTCTAGCACTTTTTCAAGTGGTGGAAACCAGTCCTCTTTATCTAAGCAGCTTGCCCATTGTTGTAACAGAAGTATCTTTACATCCATTTTCTATTCCCTCCATTTCTGAATCCTTCAATCGCTTTATAAGTCCCTATTACTATCTTACATGGACTTAAAAAGATAAATTCCTTCTACGCCAAAGGGTTTCCTTTTTCATGTGTTCCGGAAAGCGAGATTATGGTAACTAACAGTGTACGGGAGATACACTGTGCGTTGATTATCAAAAAGAGATAACAATTTAAATAAAAGGTTATCCCACGATTATAGAGAAAACCTTAATATGAAAAAGAATAGATATAGAAATTATTTTTATATAAGGAGGATTTATCTATGAAACAAGCTTTACTTATTATTGATGCTCAACAAGAATTAATTGATGGTAACAAAGAAGAGGATAATGTTTTTGATAAAAAAACATTGTTGAACAACATTAACTTAACTATTGAAAAAGCACTAATCTCAAATTCAATGATTATTTTTATTCGGGATAAAGATGTTGCTTCTGGTCGAGGTGATGGATTTCAAATACACCAGGATATTAAGATACCTAATGAATCAAAAATATTTGATAAGGAAGCAACAAATTCATTCTATGGAACTCCATTGTTGAGCTATTTAACAGAAAATGAAATAGAACATCTAGTTATTATGGGATGTCAAACAGAACAGTGTATCGACACAGCTGTAAGAACTGCCACAATCAATGGTTTTGATGTCACTTTAGTTCGAGACGGACACTCCACAAAAGATTCCTCAACTTTATCTGCCCAACAGATCATTATGCATCATAATGAAATACTTGATGGTCATTATAATGTTGAACATTTTTCTGATGTTAGGAGTGCTCAAGAGGACTTATTTCAACCACGGCATAATAATTACCGATAACACGTTTTATGTAAAGTAGCTCTGTATATTAATTGTTTTTTTTCTTTCAAAAAGGGGAAGGACCAAATAAGATCATGTTAATTCTTAGAGTTAACAGTTTTCCCCTTTTTCAACCTATTTCGTTGGATATAGGCGCCATAATAGGCGTCTTTTTTTTTGCACAAAAAAGGCAATCTACTACGTTTTCATGAATATAGATAGAAGAATAATGAAGAAAGGGAAGGTGTGAGTGATAAGAAAGTTATCTATTCCTATGTTAATCTTAATGATACTATGGACAATTATTCTTTGCCTAGAAAAACAAGTTACTGTGGCCTGTTTTCTATGGATCGTTTATAGCGCCTTACAGTTTTTTCGAAGGGCATAATTTTTATCTTCTAAATAAAGATTTTTAGGAAAGTATATGTATCGTACATAAGAGGATTTCTAATAGACTTTTGACTTCCTTTAGCCATACTACAAACTTAACCTCCTTACATAAACAAAAGACACTGGCTCTTAACCAGTGTCTTTTGTTTATCATTTCATTTTATCCGCAATAATTTTATAGAAATGTCATTCGAGTAAATTATTAGACGCTTTTCAGTTCCCTTGGATCTGTTACTTTATTTTTGTATTTCTTTTCATATTTATTAAACATGGATATATTCGCTAGTACTCCTACAGCAAACATAAGCAATGTAAGAGAAGAACCACCATAACTTACAAAAGGTAGCGTTACACCTGTGATAGGAAGAAGGCCAGTTACTGCTCCTAAGTTAACAAATGCTTGAATGCCAATCATGACCGAAATACCGATAGCTAATAAGGCACCAAAAGGATCGTTGCATCTTCTTGCTATTTTTAGGCCTTGCAAGATAATAAAAAATAGTAACCCTAATACAAGCAGTACTCCCCAAAAACCTAATTCCTCAGCAATTACCGCCATAATAAAATCTGTATGAGATTCAGGTAGATAACCGGCCTTTTGAATGCCTTGTCCTAACCCTTCACCTGATAGTCCCCCAGTTCCTATAGCCAGGTAGGAATTAACCAATTGGTATCCATCTCCTTGCTGATTCGCAAAAGGATGGAGAAAACCAGTAAAACGAGCTAAACGAACAGGAGAAAAAACAGTAGCCATCTGTCCTGTTACTAATAAAACGATTAGCATAATGATTACACCTATTACTCCCAATAAAGCAATCTTTAGCATGGATTTTCTAGAGATACCTGAACATAAGACAATAGCTGCAACTGTGCCTAAAATAAGAAGAATTCCACCGTAATCGGGTTGTAAAGCAATTAAGAAGCAAATAAAAAATACGATAAGGATAGGTGGAATAATAGCGCGCTTTAAATCGTTGATATACTCTTGTTTATTCGCAAAAACAGCCGATAAATATACAATAATCGTTAGTTTCGTAAATTCAAGTGGTTGTATTCTAATCGGACCTAG contains the following coding sequences:
- a CDS encoding GlsB/YeaQ/YmgE family stress response membrane protein, whose translation is MEILWMLIVGGIIGWIASLITGRDVPGGIIGNIIAGFIGAWLGGLILGNWGPVVGGFAIIPAIIGSIILVLIVSFIMRKMGQKNNHGHHA
- a CDS encoding alpha/beta fold hydrolase; this encodes MKKDLEREELVDIGSFQVYTKIFGRDEGSPTVIMDAGYGDYSKAWTEIAPSIAKCTRVLIYDRAGLGKSTISSNKRVSSEMVKELRMLLGKLHLTPPYILVGHSFGGVNVRLYTSLYPNEVAGLILVDSTPEDYRQRFLPIMPLEFQEAYNKQFIHEGTYDQFMESLEQVKIHRKKLIDTPVIILAAGKKAFYSPEAQALWLRMQEELLDLSTCSSLVIAPNSGHYIQRDEPDYVINAIERILQNS
- a CDS encoding DUF3231 family protein is translated as MQEKNRLTSPEIANLWTHYIRETLSVCVNKYMLHTIQDSEIHSLFQTALQYSLNHIDTLKALFKKEKFPIPNGFTKEDLNLEAPSLFTDVLCLKSLYMMSTHGHNEMSLAFTTSIRKDIVEFYYQCNLDAMEIYKKAKDLLISKQLYLKPPIYITPNKVGMIKKYSYVTDVFGKQRPMNAIESGHTYFNLNKAMIAKAMIFGFTQVSKNPNVRALLEKSVQTTTNHITSLSSLLTKENIHLPKSVETEVTNSTVSPFSDRLMLLQTGFFYGVAVTYYNAALISSMRADIAIINEKAALTSLWMFNRIGKEMIDNQWLEQPPQADDRKRLGH
- a CDS encoding alpha/beta-type small acid-soluble spore protein — encoded protein: MSNNNSGSRNQLLVRGAEQAIDQLKYEIASEFGVNLGAEATARANGSVGGEITKRLVATAQQQLAGGFSGQSGTSR
- a CDS encoding DinB family protein, whose amino-acid sequence is MDVKILLLQQWASCLDKEDWFPPLEKVLEGTTLEQAIWKPVDGEMNSIWELVCHLLFYEKRLLMRFHGETANEPQAEDNESTFRLPTETFQNWKETKQEYFYVHRELEKILAKSEHEDLYRQIPGERSLVLELKSLALHNAYHIGQIVFLSKMQGAWAGKRSF
- a CDS encoding isochorismatase family protein — protein: MKQALLIIDAQQELIDGNKEEDNVFDKKTLLNNINLTIEKALISNSMIIFIRDKDVASGRGDGFQIHQDIKIPNESKIFDKEATNSFYGTPLLSYLTENEIEHLVIMGCQTEQCIDTAVRTATINGFDVTLVRDGHSTKDSSTLSAQQIIMHHNEILDGHYNVEHFSDVRSAQEDLFQPRHNNYR
- the ftsW gene encoding putative lipid II flippase FtsW, translating into MFKRIVKCYDYKFIVALIVLSLIGLVMVYSASMVTAVSRYGVEGDYFYQKQKLALIAGFFFFCVSAFIPYKIYREKKVLKILLITVITLLALVLIFGHTAGNAQSWLILGPIRIQPLEFTKLTIIVYLSAVFANKQEYINDLKRAIIPPILIVFFICFLIALQPDYGGILLILGTVAAIVLCSGISRKSMLKIALLGVIGVIIMLIVLLVTGQMATVFSPVRLARFTGFLHPFANQQGDGYQLVNSYLAIGTGGLSGEGLGQGIQKAGYLPESHTDFIMAVIAEELGFWGVLLVLGLLFFIILQGLKIARRCNDPFGALLAIGISVMIGIQAFVNLGAVTGLLPITGVTLPFVSYGGSSLTLLMFAVGVLANISMFNKYEKKYKNKVTDPRELKSV